The Gammaproteobacteria bacterium genomic sequence GGGCGACGTGGTATTGGACCTAGGCTCCGGCGGCGGCAAAATCTGTTACATGGCCGCGCAGCTCGTGGGTGAAACCGGACGCGTCATCGGCGTGGACATGAACGACGACATGCTGGCCCTGGCGCGCAAATATCAGGCCGAAATGGCGGACAAACTGGGCGGCCACCGCGTGGACTTCCGCAAAGCTTACATTCAGGATCTCGCCCTGGACGTGGCGGCCATGGAAGAATGGCTGGCCCAACATCCCGTACGCAACGCGCAAGACCTGGCGCGACTGGAGGCCTGGAAGACCCAACACAAAAAAGAACACCCGCTTATTCCCGATAACTCCGTTGATCTCGTCATTTCCAATTGCGTGCTCAATTTGGTGAGCGATGCACAAAAACAACAACTGGTACAAGAAATTCACCGCGTGCTGAAACCGGGCGGACGCGTGGCCGTATCAGACATCGTCGCCGATGAAGCCATTCCCCGACACTTGAAAGACGATCCCGAGTTATGGAGTGGCTGTTTGTCCGGCGCTTTTGGTGAAGAAGAGTTTTTGGCCGCCTTTGCCAGCAATGGTTTCCTCGCCGTGGCCTACGACAAGTGGGATGCCGAACCCTGGCAAACC encodes the following:
- a CDS encoding methyltransferase domain-containing protein — its product is MNVHSAVLDRYSEGAKAVQNSLCCPVRYDTELLKPLPREIIEKDYGCGDPSSYVREGDVVLDLGSGGGKICYMAAQLVGETGRVIGVDMNDDMLALARKYQAEMADKLGGHRVDFRKAYIQDLALDVAAMEEWLAQHPVRNAQDLARLEAWKTQHKKEHPLIPDNSVDLVISNCVLNLVSDAQKQQLVQEIHRVLKPGGRVAVSDIVADEAIPRHLKDDPELWSGCLSGAFGEEEFLAAFASNGFLAVAYDKWDAEPWQTIEGIEFRSVTLTAVKASTDPCLDCGHAVIYRGPYASITDDEGHVFYRGARMAVCERSYRFLTEGPLKNDFIGIPPANAKEPVNWCAPSGTRRPAAETKGAVHATACCDDTGSCC